The following are encoded together in the Primulina tabacum isolate GXHZ01 chromosome 18, ASM2559414v2, whole genome shotgun sequence genome:
- the LOC142533375 gene encoding transcription factor VIP1-like: MEPEFATKPIFPGRVDLDQMADTPTRGSHHRRAHSDTFFRFHDLDDILLDDVVADLNLDLPPHPPSLIPNGPPPLPSAHLQKTDEPRSNLHLRSLSVDADFFDGLGLDGPTPGSEAAPSRPKHRHSNSMDGYSSATSSDLDSNSKKAMASDRLTEIALIDPKRAKRILANRQSAARSKERKVRYTSELERKVQTLQTEATTLSAQITLLQRDTTGLSTENKELKLKLQALEQQAHLRDALNETLKDELQRLKIAAGQILAANGNSRGFSSQYSSQPQAYHYFGNHQPQQQQQQFQIPQSDPNNPRHGGLAQPSFQDFNRMA; the protein is encoded by the exons ATGGAGCCGGAGTTTGCCACAAAGCCCATATTTCCGGGCCGGGTCGACCTGGACCAGATGGCCGACACCCCGACCCGTGGTTCCCATCACCGCCGGGCCCACTCCGACACCTTCTTCCGATTCCATGACCTCGATGACATCCTCCTCGACGACGTCGTTGCAGACCTCAACCTCGACCTGCCCCCTCACCCACCTTCACTCATCCCCAATGGTCCGCCGCCGCTGCCGTCTGCTCATCTCCAAAAAACTGATGAACCAAGGTCGAACTTACACTTGAGGAGCCTGTCGGTGGACGCGGATTTTTTCGATGGCCTTGGACTAGACGGCCCGACGCCGGGCTCCGAAGCGGCTCCGTCCAGGCCGAAGCACAGGCATAGCAATTCCATGGATGGGTATTCAAGTGCGACGTCGTCTGACTTGGACTCCAATTCGAAGAAGGCTATGGCTTCTGATAGACTCACCGAGATTGCTTTGATTGACCCCAAGAGAGCAAAAAG AATTCTGGCGAATAGGCAATCTGCTGCGCGATCGAAAGAGCGAAAAGTTAGGTACACAAGTGAGTTGGAGAGGAAAGTGCAGACTCTGCAGACTGAAGCAACAACACTATCAGCTCAGATCACATTGTTGCAG AGAGATACGACTGGCTTGTCTACTGAAAACAAGGAACTTAAACTAAAGTTGCAAGCTTTGGAGCAGCAAGCACACCTCAGAGATG CGTTGAATGAAACATTAAAAGATGAACTTCAGCGACTAAAGATTGCAGCTGGACAAATTCTGGCTGCCAATGGGAATAGCCGAGGTTTTTCCTCCCAGTATTCCTCTCAACCACAAGCTTACCATTACTTTGGCAACCACCAgccacagcagcagcaacaacagTTTCAAATACCTCAATCCGACCCTAATAATCCTAGGCATGGCGGGCTGGCCCAACCTAGTTTCCAAGATTTCAATAGGATGGCTTGA
- the LOC142533212 gene encoding vacuolar iron transporter homolog 1-like has product MAANQTQNPDIRFPLPVDHSRHMALNLEENQEFDYSKRSQWLRAAVLGANDGLVSTASLMMGVGAVKQDIKAMILTGFAGLVAGACSMAIGEFVSVYSQLDIELAQTKRDRKRAAAGAAQEVDHESNESLPNPMQAAAASALAFCVGAMVPLLAASFIKGYWVRTGVVVAAVSVALAVFGWLGAVLGRAPVVRSAARVLVGGWFAMAITFGLTKLIGSRGLSS; this is encoded by the coding sequence ATGGCTGCAAACCAAACACAAAACCCTGATATCAGATTCCCTCTTCCAGTTGACCATTCTCGGCATATGGCCCTGAACCTCGAAGAAAACCAAGAATTTGACTACTCGAAACGGTCCCAGTGGCTGCGCGCGGCTGTTTTAGGAGCCAATGATGGCCTCGTCTCCACAGCATCATTAATGATGGGAGTCGGAGCTGTCAAACAAGACATCAAAGCCATGATTCTGACAGGTTTTGCTGGCCTGGTAGCCGGTGCATGTTCCATGGCGATTGGAGAATTTGTATCCGTTTACTCACAGCTTGATATAGAACTGGCTCAAACGAAGAGAGACAGGAAAAGGGCCGCGGCTGGTGCAGCGCAAGAAGTTGATCATGAAAGCAATGAGAGTCTGCCGAATCCCATGCAAGCTGCTGCAGCATCAGCTTTGGCGTTTTGCGTGGGGGCGATGGTCCCGCTGCTTGCTGCTTCTTTTATAAAGGGGTACTGGGTGAGGACTGGTGTAGTGGTGGCGGCCGTCAGCGTCGCCCTGGCTGTTTTTGGGTGGTTAGGGGCCGTGTTGGGGCGGGCTCCTGTGGTGCGATCGGCGGCGAGGGTCTTGGTTGGAGGGTGGTTCGCCATGGCCATAACATTCGGTTTGACCAAGCTGATTGGTTCCAGGGGCCTTTCTAGCTAG
- the LOC142532855 gene encoding uncharacterized protein LOC142532855, with product MATKAKGSAMASLLATLLLAVVALGLPSSTIADDKYSSPPPPPVYKYKSPPPPPHVYEYKSPPPPVYKYKSPPPPPPPVYKYKSPPPPPPVYKYKSPPPPPPPVYKYKSPPPPPPVYKYKSPPPPPPVYKYKSPPPPVYEYKSPPPPPPIYKYKSPPPPVYKYKSPPPPPYDD from the coding sequence ATGGCAACAAAAGCAAAAGGCTCTGCAATGGCTTCTCTGCTTGCCACTTTGCTTCTGGCAGTGGTGGCTCTTGGCTTGCCTTCTTCAACAATTGCTGACGACAAATACTCTTCTCCTCCACCACCTCCAGTCTACAAATACAAAtctccaccaccacctccacatGTTTACGAGTACAAATCTCCACCACCACcggtatataaatataaatcacctccaccgccaccacctccaGTTTATAAGTACAAGtctcctccaccaccaccaccggtGTATAAATACAAATCCCCTCCACCACCGCCACCTCCAGTGTACAAGTATAaatctccaccaccaccacccccAGTCTACAAATATAAATCTCCccctcctccacctccggtaTATAAATATAAGTCACCTCCACCACCGGTTTACGAATACAAATCTCCCCCACCACCGCCTCCAATTTATAAGTACAAGTCTCCACCACCACCGGTTTACAAATACAagtctcctcctcctcctccataCGATGATTAA
- the LOC142533349 gene encoding abscisic acid 8'-hydroxylase 3-like — MLMAIVLILVFIFSAFLLQKWTSPKEMDKIPGSLGWPIVGETFSFITEFSSPAGIFNFMRRRQQKYGKVFKSFVLGRFTVFMTGRAAAKILLTGKDGLVSLNLFYTGKQVLGPTSLLTQTGESHKRLRRLIGEPLSMDGLKKYFPFINNLAIEILDRWTGRDVLVLEEASIFTLKVIGHMIISLEPSGEEQEKFRSNFKIISSCFSSLPLKVPGTAFYRGIKARDRMYAMLDSIIAQRRTGNDLQQDFLGSLLKKHNKDGLEVEDDNKLTEKQLKDNILTLLVAGHDTTTAGLTWVIKFLEQNPAVLDHLREEHQNIKNNRDGDSSLTWSEVNNMPYTLKVINETLRRATILPWFSRKAAQDFDIDGYKIEKGWSVNLDVVSIHHDPEIFPNPEKFDPSRFDEPMKPYSFLGFGSGPRMCPGINLAKLEICVFIHHLVCRYRWKPLDEDDWVQPTLVRMPKNKYPVMVESL, encoded by the exons ATGTTGATGGCCATAGTGCTCATCCTGGTTTTCATATTTTCAGCATTCTTGCTGCAAAAATGGACTTCTCCAAAGGAAATGGACAAGATTCCAGGAAGTTTGGGCTGGCCAATAGTGGGGGAGACTTTCTCTTTTATCACAGAGTTTTCGAGTCCAGCCGGCATTTTCAACTTCATGCGCAGGAGACAGCAAAA GTATGGGAAGGTGTTCAAGAGTTTCGTATTAGGGAGATTTACTGTATTCATGACAGGAAGAGCAGCAGCGAAGATTTTGTTAACAGGGAAAGATGGGCTGGTCAGTTTAAATCTGTTTTACACAGGAAAGCAGGTTCTAGGCCCCACAAGCTTGCTTACGCAGACCGGGGAATCGCATAAGAGACTCAGACGACTGATTGGAGAGCCACTCTCGATGGACGGACTGAAAAAGTATTTTCCATTTATCAATAACTTGGCCATTGAGATATTGGATCGTTGGACAGGACGAGATGTTCTCGTTCTTGAAGAGGCTTCCATA TTCACATTGAAGGTAATAGGTCACATGATAATTAGCTTGGAGCCATCTGGTGAGGAGCAAGAAAAGTTCAGATCAAATTTCAAGATTATTTCTTCCTGTTTTTCTTCTTTGCCTCTAAAAGTCCCAGGAACTGCTTTCTATCGTGGAATTAAG GCTCGTGATAGGATGTATGCTATGTTAGACTCcatcatagctcaacggagAACGGGAAATGACCTCCAACAAGATTTCTTGGGAAGCCTTTTAAAGAAACATAATAAAGATGGCTTGGAAGTCGAAGATGACAATAAACTTACAGAGAAACAATTGAAGGACAATATATTGACCTTGCTTGTTGCAGGTCATGATACCACCACAGCTGGTTTAACATGGGTTATCAAGTTTCTTGAACAGAATCCTGCTGTATTAGACCATCTACGA GAAGAGCatcaaaacattaaaaataatagagATGGAGATTCAAGCCTGACCTGGTCAGAAGTGAACAATATGCCATACACTCTCAAA GTGATAAATGAAACTCTTAGAAGAGCGACAATTCTACCATGGTTTTCTAGAAAGGCTGCACAGGACTTTGATATTGATG GATATAAAATTGAGAAGGGCTGGTCAGTGAACTTAGATGTTGTGTCCATTCACCACGACCCGGAGATATTTCCTAATCCTGAGAAGTTTGATCCTTCGCGATTCGAC GAACCCATGAAACCTTATAGCTTTCTTGGATTTGGAAGTGGACCAAGGATGTGTCCAGGAATCAACCTGGCAAAATTGGAAATCTGTGTTTTCATCCATCATTTGGTGTGCAGATACAG GTGGAAGCCCCTAGATGAAGATGATTGGGTGCAGCCAACACTGGTGCGTATGCCCAAGAACAAGTACCCTGTAATGGTTGAATCCCTGTAG